A part of Sulfurimonas sp. HSL-1716 genomic DNA contains:
- a CDS encoding thioredoxin fold domain-containing protein: protein MKLILTLLFLGFSLFASELDDFAKKTGFERDYATALKKSKHLDLPVMLVLTKQDCPWCRRLEKNTLASDTIQSRLKNEVVAVIVDKDLEKKHFPSQKYQAHISPKVLFIDPKRNKILLEIDGFLPKEDFAMMMDKVKERWKK from the coding sequence ATGAAATTGATCTTAACGCTATTATTTTTAGGTTTTTCACTTTTTGCATCTGAGCTTGACGATTTTGCAAAGAAAACAGGTTTTGAAAGAGATTATGCTACGGCGCTAAAAAAATCCAAGCATCTGGATCTGCCCGTTATGCTTGTTTTGACCAAACAGGATTGTCCATGGTGCAGAAGACTTGAAAAGAACACCCTTGCTTCGGATACGATACAATCTCGGCTTAAAAATGAGGTTGTGGCAGTCATCGTGGACAAAGACCTGGAGAAAAAACATTTTCCTTCGCAAAAATATCAAGCGCATATCAGTCCAAAGGTTTTGTTCATCGATCCTAAGCGAAACAAGATACTGCTTGAGATCGACGGGTTTCTGCCTAAAGAAGATTTTGCTATGATGATGGATAAAGTAAAAGAGAGATGGAAAAAATAA